A single genomic interval of Bradyrhizobium sp. AZCC 1693 harbors:
- the ytfQ gene encoding galactofuranose ABC transporter, galactofuranose-binding protein YtfQ, with amino-acid sequence MTSKALLAATALVAITLSLPATAAELTVGFSQIGSESGWRAAETSVSKTEATKRKVTLKIADAQQKQENQIKAIRSFIAQGVDAIFLAPVVSSGWDAVLKEAKEAKIPVVLLDRDIDPSGKELYLTAVTSDSVHEGAVAGEWLAKTVGGKACNVVELQGTVGASVATNRKKGFDSVVAKNANLKVVRSQTGDFTRAKGKEVMESFIKAEGGGKTICAVYAHNDDMMVGAIQAMKEAGLKPGKDVLTVSIDAVPDIFKAIAAGEANATVELTPNMAGPALDAIMAFKAKGTVPPKWIQTESKLYTAADDPQKIYDSKKGLGY; translated from the coding sequence ATGACCTCCAAAGCCCTCCTTGCGGCCACCGCCCTGGTCGCCATCACCCTTTCGCTTCCCGCAACTGCTGCCGAACTGACCGTCGGCTTTTCCCAGATCGGATCAGAATCCGGCTGGCGTGCGGCGGAAACCTCCGTCTCAAAAACCGAGGCTACCAAGCGAAAGGTCACGCTCAAGATCGCCGACGCCCAGCAGAAGCAGGAGAACCAGATCAAGGCGATCCGCTCCTTTATCGCGCAAGGCGTTGACGCCATCTTCCTCGCGCCGGTCGTGTCGAGCGGCTGGGATGCGGTGCTGAAGGAGGCCAAGGAAGCCAAGATCCCGGTCGTGCTGCTCGATCGCGACATCGATCCGTCGGGCAAGGAACTCTATCTCACCGCCGTCACCTCGGACAGCGTGCACGAAGGTGCGGTGGCCGGCGAATGGCTGGCGAAGACGGTGGGCGGCAAGGCATGCAATGTCGTCGAGCTGCAGGGCACGGTCGGCGCGAGCGTCGCGACCAACCGCAAGAAGGGTTTTGACAGCGTCGTCGCCAAGAACGCCAATCTCAAGGTGGTGCGCAGCCAGACCGGCGATTTCACCCGCGCCAAGGGCAAGGAAGTGATGGAAAGCTTCATCAAGGCCGAAGGCGGCGGCAAGACGATCTGCGCCGTCTACGCCCATAACGACGACATGATGGTCGGTGCGATCCAGGCGATGAAGGAAGCCGGCCTCAAGCCGGGCAAGGACGTCCTGACGGTGTCGATCGACGCGGTGCCCGATATCTTCAAGGCGATCGCGGCCGGCGAGGCCAACGCCACCGTGGAGCTGACGCCGAACATGGCAGGTCCGGCGCTGGACGCCATCATGGCCTTCAAGGCGAAGGGAACGGTGCCGCCGAAGTGGATCCAGACGGAATCGAAGCTCTACACGGCTGCCGACGATCCGCAGAAGATCTACGACAGCAAGAAGGGCCTCGGCTACTGA
- a CDS encoding sugar ABC transporter ATP-binding protein yields the protein MNASSDPGSALLEVRGLSKSFGTLRALQEVDFTLRAGEIHALLGENGAGKSTLIKAVTGVFPRDAGIVRLGGAEVAPRSAKAAVDAGIATVYQEVNLLQNLSVAQNLFLGRQPTRFGLVREAEMRRCATELLAEFDLHIDVAESLGNYSVAVQHIAAIARAVDQSARVLILDEPTASLDRHEVEILFAVMRKLALRGIGVVFVTHFLDQVYEICDRITVLRNGRLIGERTTAELPRIELIRMMLGRELAETTSERAAAQVREVGEICAHFENYGKAGYVAPFDLALRRGEVVGLAGLLGSGRTETARLVFGAERADSGSATVEGTPVRLQSPRDAVAHGFGYCSEERKTEGIIADLTVRENIVLALQAKRGLAKPLSRAEQEEIAVRFIRLLDIRPPEPERPIGLLSGGNQQKVLLARWLATAPRVLVLDEPTRGIDVGAHAEIIRLIRELCDDGLALLVISSELDEIVTYSDRVIVLRDRSHIDELEGEAIDVSNILAAIAAASTAGAEAGPS from the coding sequence ATGAATGCAAGTTCCGACCCTGGTTCAGCTTTGCTGGAGGTGCGCGGCCTGAGCAAAAGCTTCGGCACGCTGCGCGCCCTGCAGGAGGTGGATTTCACCTTGCGGGCCGGCGAAATTCACGCGCTGCTCGGCGAGAACGGCGCAGGCAAGTCCACCCTGATCAAGGCGGTGACCGGCGTCTTCCCGCGCGACGCCGGCATCGTCAGGCTCGGTGGCGCCGAGGTCGCGCCGCGCTCGGCCAAGGCAGCGGTCGATGCGGGAATTGCGACGGTCTATCAGGAGGTCAATCTGCTCCAGAACCTGTCGGTGGCGCAAAACCTCTTTCTCGGCAGGCAGCCGACGCGGTTCGGTCTGGTGCGCGAGGCCGAGATGCGCCGCTGCGCCACCGAACTGCTTGCGGAGTTCGACCTGCATATCGATGTCGCCGAGTCGCTCGGAAACTATTCGGTCGCGGTTCAGCACATCGCCGCGATCGCGCGCGCCGTCGACCAGTCGGCGCGGGTGCTGATCCTCGACGAGCCGACCGCTAGCCTCGATCGCCATGAGGTCGAGATTCTTTTCGCGGTGATGCGCAAGCTCGCGTTGCGCGGTATCGGCGTTGTCTTCGTCACGCATTTTCTCGATCAGGTCTATGAGATCTGCGACCGCATCACGGTTTTGCGCAATGGCCGGCTGATCGGCGAGCGGACGACCGCCGAACTGCCGCGGATCGAGTTGATCCGCATGATGCTCGGGCGCGAACTCGCCGAGACGACGAGTGAGCGCGCGGCGGCGCAGGTGCGGGAGGTGGGGGAGATCTGCGCGCATTTCGAAAATTACGGCAAGGCCGGCTATGTCGCGCCGTTCGATCTCGCGCTTCGCCGCGGCGAGGTGGTTGGCCTCGCCGGCCTGCTCGGGTCGGGGCGCACCGAAACCGCGCGGCTGGTGTTTGGCGCCGAGCGCGCCGACAGCGGCAGCGCCACGGTTGAAGGCACGCCGGTCCGGCTGCAATCGCCGCGCGATGCGGTCGCGCATGGCTTCGGCTATTGCTCGGAAGAGCGCAAGACCGAGGGCATCATTGCCGATCTCACCGTGCGCGAAAACATCGTGCTGGCGCTGCAGGCCAAGCGCGGCCTCGCAAAACCGCTGTCGCGCGCCGAGCAGGAAGAGATCGCCGTGCGTTTCATCAGGCTGCTCGACATCCGCCCGCCGGAGCCGGAGCGCCCGATCGGCCTATTGTCCGGCGGCAACCAGCAGAAGGTGCTGCTCGCCCGCTGGCTCGCCACCGCGCCGCGCGTTCTGGTGCTCGACGAACCGACCCGTGGCATCGATGTCGGCGCCCACGCCGAGATCATCCGCCTGATCCGCGAATTGTGCGACGACGGCCTGGCGCTGCTGGTGATTTCTTCCGAGCTCGACGAGATCGTGACCTATTCCGACCGGGTAATCGTGCTGCGCGATCGCAGCCACATCGATGAGCTGGAAGGGGAGGCCATCGACGTCTCCAATATTCTTGCGGCAATTGCCGCAGCAAGCACCGCCGGTGCGGAAGCCGGGCCATCATGA
- a CDS encoding ABC transporter permease, with the protein MPSLLQRLLQSRGVAQIIALLVILAVDRAVSPQFFDLRMQDGRLFGSLIDVLNRGAPVALLALGMVLVIATRGIDLSVGAVMAISGAIAASLADAHGLPLALAAALGAGLLCGLWNGFLVAVLGIQPIVATLILMVAGRGVVQLITEGRIVTFTAPDLVWLGNGALLGVPAPVVVVLGMLIVTGAVVRGSALGLLIEATGGNARASELAGIGTRGMILAVYVWCGLCAALAGVIAAADIMGADANNAGLWLELDAILAVVIGGTSLFGGRFSLVLAMVGALIIQAMNTGILLSGYPPEFNLVVKAAVVLVVLLLQSPRFANAGAALGRARQ; encoded by the coding sequence ATGCCAAGCCTGCTGCAAAGACTGCTGCAAAGCCGTGGCGTTGCCCAGATCATCGCCTTGCTGGTGATCCTCGCGGTCGACCGCGCCGTCTCGCCGCAATTCTTCGATCTGCGGATGCAGGACGGCCGACTGTTCGGCAGCCTGATCGACGTCCTGAATCGCGGCGCACCGGTCGCGCTGCTTGCTTTGGGAATGGTGCTGGTCATCGCCACGCGGGGTATCGACCTGTCGGTAGGCGCGGTCATGGCGATATCAGGCGCCATTGCCGCGAGCCTTGCCGATGCCCACGGCCTGCCGCTGGCGCTCGCCGCAGCCCTCGGCGCTGGATTGCTATGCGGGCTGTGGAACGGCTTTCTTGTTGCGGTACTCGGTATCCAGCCGATCGTCGCCACCTTGATCCTGATGGTGGCGGGCCGGGGCGTTGTGCAGCTCATTACCGAGGGCCGCATCGTCACCTTCACCGCGCCTGACCTGGTCTGGCTCGGCAACGGCGCGCTGCTCGGCGTGCCGGCGCCGGTCGTGGTCGTGCTCGGCATGTTGATCGTCACCGGTGCGGTGGTCCGTGGCTCCGCGCTCGGCCTGTTGATCGAGGCGACCGGCGGCAATGCAAGGGCGAGTGAACTGGCCGGGATCGGGACGCGCGGCATGATCCTCGCGGTCTATGTCTGGTGCGGCCTGTGCGCGGCGCTCGCCGGCGTGATTGCCGCCGCCGATATCATGGGCGCGGACGCCAACAATGCCGGGCTCTGGCTCGAGCTCGACGCGATTCTGGCGGTGGTGATCGGCGGCACCTCGCTGTTCGGCGGGCGTTTCAGCCTGGTGCTGGCGATGGTCGGCGCGCTGATCATCCAGGCCATGAACACCGGCATCCTGCTGTCGGGCTATCCGCCGGAGTTCAATCTCGTGGTGAAGGCGGCTGTCGTGCTGGTCGTCCTGCTGCTGCAGTCGCCGCGCTTTGCCAATGCCGGGGCCGCGCTGGGGAGGGCCCGCCAATGA
- the mmsA gene encoding multiple monosaccharide ABC transporter ATP-binding protein, with protein MTAILEMRGVSKSFSGVQALRDVNFTVEAGQIHALVGENGAGKSTLMKVLSGVYPHGDYEGSIIFDGEERRFRDVNDSEALGIIIIHQELALIPLMSIAENIFLSHPPSRLGVIDRDTVYRRTQELLAQVGLTEMPDTLVTDLGVGKQQLVEIAKALSKRVRLLILDEPTASLNENDSAALLDRLLAFRAQGIASILISHKLSEVARVADRITVLRDGRTVDSIDCRAEPVEEDRIIRSMVDRDLAHRFPQRTATIGEPVFAVQDWTVYHPQHRERLIIKGVDFEVRRGEVVGIAGLMGAGRTEFAMSLFGRAWGDRITGRIWLDGREVNLSDVAAAIDAGLAYVTEDRKQLGLILDSDVRKNITLASLGRVAPKGMIDDMSELRVASDYRTRMRIRCSDVYQETGQLSGGNQQKVVLSKWLMTDPKVLILDEPTRGIDVGAKYEIYCIINELAEAGKGVVMISSEMPELLGVCDRICVMNDGAFVGEFAAAEATQERIMRAIMRNKEMDKKVLQGDLRP; from the coding sequence ATGACCGCAATTCTCGAAATGCGCGGCGTAAGCAAGAGTTTTTCCGGCGTGCAGGCCCTGCGCGACGTCAACTTCACGGTGGAGGCCGGGCAGATCCATGCGCTGGTCGGCGAGAACGGCGCCGGCAAGTCGACCCTGATGAAGGTTCTCAGCGGCGTCTACCCCCATGGTGACTACGAAGGCAGCATCATCTTCGACGGCGAGGAACGGCGCTTTCGCGACGTCAATGATTCCGAAGCGCTCGGCATCATCATCATTCATCAGGAACTGGCGCTGATTCCGCTGATGTCGATCGCGGAGAACATTTTCCTGTCGCATCCGCCGTCGCGCCTTGGCGTGATCGACCGTGACACGGTCTACCGCCGGACCCAGGAACTGCTCGCCCAGGTCGGCCTCACCGAGATGCCCGATACGCTGGTGACGGACCTTGGCGTCGGCAAGCAGCAATTGGTGGAAATCGCCAAGGCCTTGTCCAAGAGGGTGCGACTATTGATTCTCGACGAGCCGACCGCCAGCCTGAACGAGAACGACAGCGCCGCACTACTGGATCGTCTGCTTGCGTTCCGCGCCCAGGGCATCGCCTCGATCCTGATCTCGCACAAATTGTCGGAGGTTGCCCGTGTGGCCGACCGGATCACGGTGCTGCGCGACGGCCGCACCGTCGACAGCATCGATTGCCGGGCCGAGCCGGTGGAAGAGGATCGGATCATCCGCAGCATGGTCGATCGCGACCTTGCCCATCGCTTTCCGCAGCGCACCGCCACGATCGGCGAACCGGTCTTCGCCGTTCAGGACTGGACAGTGTACCACCCACAACACCGGGAACGCCTGATAATAAAGGGCGTCGATTTCGAGGTCCGGCGCGGCGAGGTGGTCGGAATCGCCGGGCTGATGGGCGCTGGCCGCACCGAATTCGCCATGAGCCTGTTCGGCCGGGCCTGGGGGGATCGGATCACCGGCCGCATCTGGCTCGATGGCAGGGAAGTCAACCTGTCTGATGTGGCGGCGGCGATCGACGCCGGCCTCGCTTACGTCACCGAGGACCGCAAGCAGCTCGGCCTGATCCTGGACAGCGACGTCCGCAAGAACATCACGCTGGCAAGCCTCGGCCGCGTCGCGCCGAAAGGCATGATCGATGACATGTCCGAGCTGCGCGTTGCGAGCGACTACCGCACCCGGATGCGGATCCGCTGTTCCGATGTCTATCAGGAGACCGGTCAGCTCTCCGGCGGCAACCAGCAGAAGGTGGTGCTGTCGAAATGGCTGATGACCGATCCGAAAGTATTAATCCTCGACGAGCCGACGCGCGGCATCGATGTCGGGGCAAAATACGAAATCTATTGTATCATCAACGAGCTCGCCGAGGCGGGCAAGGGAGTGGTGATGATCTCGTCGGAGATGCCGGAGCTGCTCGGGGTCTGCGACCGCATTTGCGTGATGAATGACGGCGCCTTTGTCGGAGAATTCGCCGCCGCCGAGGCCACCCAGGAAAGGATCATGCGCGCCATCATGCGCAACAAGGAAATGGACAAGAAAGTACTTCAGGGAGATTTGCGGCCATGA
- the mmsB gene encoding multiple monosaccharide ABC transporter permease yields the protein MTDKAVALPGHTGFIKNNLRNYGMLLSLFAIMLFFQVMTDGTLLQPLNLTNLVLQNSYIVIMALGMLLIIVTGHIDLSVGSVAGFVGAVAAVLMVRYHIAYPLAFLACLLVGALIGAAQGYWVAYFKIPSFIVTLAGMLVFKGLALAILAGQSVGPFPPTFQKLSSGFIPELFPGAGTLYPTSLLIGAVLAVALVYTSAKSRARQASHGIEVEPFGFFVAKSAVLFAVIVFFAGLIASHRGLPNVLVIMTALIALYGFVTTRTVIGRHIYAIGGNARAASLSGIKTERLTFLTFVNMGALAALAGLVFAARLNTATPKAGAGFELDVIAACFIGGASAYGGVGRVGGAVIGAMIMGVMNNGMSILGIGIDYQQVIKGLVLLGAVCLDVYNQRR from the coding sequence ATGACCGACAAGGCGGTTGCGCTGCCCGGGCACACCGGCTTCATCAAGAACAATCTGCGCAATTACGGCATGCTGCTGTCGCTGTTTGCGATCATGCTGTTCTTCCAGGTCATGACCGACGGCACGCTGCTGCAGCCGCTGAACCTGACCAACCTGGTGCTGCAGAACAGCTACATCGTGATCATGGCGCTCGGCATGCTGCTGATCATTGTCACCGGCCATATCGACCTGTCGGTGGGCTCGGTCGCGGGCTTCGTCGGCGCCGTCGCCGCGGTGCTGATGGTGCGCTATCACATTGCCTATCCGCTGGCTTTCCTCGCCTGCCTGCTGGTTGGTGCGCTGATCGGCGCCGCGCAGGGCTATTGGGTGGCTTATTTCAAGATCCCGTCCTTTATCGTGACGCTGGCCGGCATGCTGGTGTTCAAGGGGCTGGCGCTCGCGATCCTGGCAGGCCAGTCGGTCGGACCGTTTCCGCCGACCTTCCAGAAACTGTCCTCGGGCTTCATTCCCGAATTGTTTCCCGGCGCCGGCACGCTCTATCCGACGTCGCTGTTGATCGGTGCCGTATTGGCAGTGGCCCTTGTCTATACCAGCGCCAAGAGCCGGGCACGGCAGGCCTCGCACGGCATCGAGGTCGAGCCCTTCGGCTTCTTCGTCGCCAAGAGCGCGGTGCTGTTCGCCGTGATCGTGTTCTTCGCCGGCCTGATCGCCTCGCATCGCGGCCTGCCCAACGTGCTGGTGATCATGACGGCGCTGATCGCGCTCTATGGCTTCGTCACCACCCGCACCGTGATTGGCCGCCATATCTATGCCATCGGCGGCAACGCCAGGGCCGCGAGCCTGTCCGGCATCAAGACCGAGCGGCTGACGTTTCTGACCTTCGTCAACATGGGCGCGCTGGCGGCTTTGGCCGGCCTCGTCTTCGCCGCGCGGCTCAATACCGCGACGCCGAAGGCGGGAGCCGGCTTCGAGCTCGACGTCATCGCGGCCTGCTTCATCGGCGGCGCGTCCGCCTATGGCGGCGTCGGCAGGGTCGGCGGCGCGGTGATCGGGGCCATGATCATGGGGGTCATGAACAACGGCATGTCCATCCTTGGCATCGGCATCGACTACCAGCAGGTGATCAAGGGGCTGGTGCTGCTCGGCGCCGTCTGCCTCGACGTCTACAACCAGCGGAGATAG
- a CDS encoding Gfo/Idh/MocA family protein, with protein MSPLRVAIVGFGKIARDQHVPAIAATDGVELVAVASRNASLPGVPHAATLDELLRDGPPIDAVALCTPPQVRHAQAAMALAAGKHVMLEKPPGATVAEITPLVTAARAAQRTLFATWHSRYAPAVEPARQLLAGRKVTAVKITWKEDVRVWHPGQAWIFEAGGLGVFDPGINALSILTWILPQSLFVTSADLAFPANRDAPIAATLALSDAQGLKITAEFDFLQTGPQSWDIDLDTDGGPVTLSMGGARLRAGGKQLVDAPDAEYAGLYRRFRELCATGETDVDLAPLQLVADAFLLGRRRTVEPFEDATCTCLPFLVSRVPPSGCCPTAPKSNALRCTPPMDWKRAS; from the coding sequence ATGAGCCCGCTTCGCGTCGCTATCGTCGGCTTCGGCAAGATCGCACGCGACCAGCATGTGCCGGCGATCGCTGCGACTGACGGCGTGGAGCTGGTTGCCGTCGCCAGCCGCAATGCCTCGCTTCCCGGCGTGCCGCATGCGGCGACGCTCGATGAACTGTTGCGCGACGGTCCGCCGATCGACGCGGTGGCGCTATGCACCCCGCCGCAGGTTCGCCACGCGCAGGCGGCAATGGCGCTTGCCGCCGGCAAGCATGTGATGCTGGAAAAACCGCCCGGCGCGACGGTCGCTGAAATCACTCCGCTCGTGACCGCCGCGAGGGCAGCGCAACGCACGCTGTTCGCCACCTGGCACTCGCGGTACGCACCGGCGGTCGAGCCGGCGCGGCAATTGCTGGCCGGCCGAAAGGTCACGGCTGTGAAAATTACCTGGAAGGAAGACGTGCGGGTCTGGCATCCGGGGCAGGCCTGGATCTTCGAGGCAGGCGGGCTCGGCGTGTTCGACCCCGGCATCAACGCGCTTTCGATCCTGACGTGGATCTTGCCGCAGTCATTGTTCGTGACGTCGGCCGATCTCGCATTCCCCGCCAATCGCGACGCGCCGATCGCTGCAACCCTCGCGCTCAGCGATGCGCAGGGGCTGAAGATCACGGCCGAATTCGACTTCCTCCAGACCGGCCCGCAGAGCTGGGACATTGATCTCGACACCGACGGCGGCCCGGTCACGCTTTCCATGGGCGGGGCGAGGTTGCGGGCAGGGGGCAAGCAACTCGTCGATGCCCCGGACGCCGAATATGCCGGGCTCTATCGCCGCTTCCGCGAGCTCTGCGCAACCGGGGAGACCGACGTCGATCTCGCGCCGCTCCAGCTCGTTGCCGACGCGTTCCTGCTGGGACGCCGCCGCACGGTAGAGCCCTTCGAGGACGCGACATGCACGTGTCTTCCATTCCTCGTGTCGCGTGTTCCACCTTCGGGCTGCTGCCCGACGGCACCGAAGTCGAACGCGTTACGCTGCACGCCGCCGATGGACTGGAAGCGCGCATCATGA
- a CDS encoding FadR/GntR family transcriptional regulator: MTSRLVVIPTRRAHSNHAEVARSIGVDIIAGRYAEGGRLPGDAELTAMFGVSRPVLRESVKTLVAKGLLTTKARVGTVVRERGAWNMFDADVLAWHLDAGIDRRFLNDLAEIRLAVEPRAAALAAGRRSEADIAELHRSIARMRAEASDSVGFADGDLALHLAVANASGNLFMRSIGNVIEAALRASFLLSAPVETQDRETVLLWHQRIVDAIESGDAEAATAAMAEVIHNGLRRHEGAPASSGAASATPAAVEPGEQS, translated from the coding sequence ATGACGTCCCGGCTTGTCGTCATCCCGACGCGGCGCGCGCATTCCAACCACGCCGAGGTTGCCCGCAGCATCGGCGTCGACATCATCGCCGGCCGTTACGCCGAAGGCGGCCGTCTGCCGGGCGATGCCGAACTCACGGCGATGTTCGGCGTATCGCGGCCGGTGTTGCGCGAGAGCGTCAAGACCCTGGTTGCGAAGGGGTTGCTCACCACCAAGGCGCGGGTTGGCACCGTGGTGCGCGAGCGCGGCGCCTGGAACATGTTCGATGCCGATGTGCTGGCCTGGCATCTCGACGCCGGCATCGACCGGCGCTTTCTCAACGATCTCGCCGAGATTCGCCTCGCCGTCGAACCGCGCGCGGCTGCGCTCGCCGCTGGCCGGCGCTCGGAGGCCGACATCGCCGAGTTGCACCGGAGCATCGCGCGAATGCGGGCGGAGGCCTCCGACTCCGTTGGTTTTGCCGACGGCGATCTTGCCCTGCACCTGGCCGTCGCCAACGCCTCCGGCAATTTGTTCATGCGCTCGATCGGCAACGTTATCGAGGCGGCGTTACGCGCCTCGTTCCTGCTCAGCGCGCCGGTCGAGACGCAGGACCGCGAGACAGTGCTGCTGTGGCATCAGCGCATTGTCGATGCGATCGAGAGCGGCGATGCTGAGGCGGCGACCGCCGCCATGGCCGAGGTGATCCACAATGGATTGCGTCGTCATGAGGGGGCTCCGGCATCGTCCGGTGCCGCATCTGCGACCCCTGCGGCAGTCGAGCCTGGAGAGCAATCATGA
- the yjfF gene encoding galactofuranose ABC transporter, permease protein YjfF — protein sequence MRGLPPVAITAIVFVVGFALCTVQFPNFASTRVAANLLTDNAFLGIVATGMTFVIISGGIDLSVGSVIGFTTVFVALAIERLGVPPLVAFAAILLLCAAFGAAMGAVIHFFDMPPFIVTLAGMFLARGASFLMSTESTPISAPLYSTVSDFALRLPGGGRLTAIALIMLAVVAAGAVLLHFTRFGANVYALGGSRATTALMGIPVGSMTVRIYMLSSVLAGLAGIVFSFYTAAGYSLSAVGVELDSIAAVVIGGTLLTGGQGSVVGTLLGVLIQGLIQTYINFDGTLSSWWTKIVTGILLFAFIALQQAMLGIARRAGPRKAGVQKS from the coding sequence ATGAGGGGTCTGCCGCCGGTCGCGATCACGGCCATTGTTTTCGTCGTCGGATTTGCACTCTGCACGGTGCAATTTCCCAATTTCGCTTCCACCCGGGTGGCCGCCAATTTGCTGACCGACAACGCCTTTCTCGGCATCGTCGCCACCGGCATGACCTTCGTGATCATTTCCGGGGGCATCGACCTGTCGGTCGGCTCGGTGATCGGCTTCACCACCGTATTCGTCGCGCTGGCGATCGAGCGTCTTGGTGTGCCGCCGCTCGTTGCCTTCGCCGCGATCCTGCTGCTGTGCGCCGCCTTCGGCGCGGCCATGGGCGCCGTCATCCATTTCTTCGACATGCCGCCCTTCATCGTCACGCTGGCGGGCATGTTCCTCGCCCGCGGCGCCAGCTTCCTGATGTCGACGGAATCAACGCCGATATCAGCGCCGCTCTATTCGACCGTGTCGGATTTCGCGCTCCGGCTACCCGGGGGAGGCCGGCTGACGGCAATCGCCCTCATCATGCTGGCGGTGGTCGCGGCGGGGGCCGTGCTGCTGCATTTCACCCGTTTCGGGGCCAACGTCTATGCGCTCGGCGGCAGCCGCGCGACCACGGCCCTGATGGGCATTCCGGTCGGATCGATGACGGTGCGCATCTATATGCTGTCGAGCGTCCTTGCCGGGCTCGCCGGCATTGTGTTCTCCTTCTACACCGCGGCGGGCTACTCGCTGTCGGCCGTCGGCGTCGAACTCGATTCCATTGCGGCTGTGGTGATCGGCGGCACCTTGCTGACCGGCGGGCAGGGATCGGTGGTCGGCACGTTGCTCGGCGTGTTGATTCAGGGCCTGATCCAGACCTACATCAATTTCGATGGAACCTTGTCGAGCTGGTGGACCAAGATCGTGACCGGTATCCTGCTTTTCGCGTTCATCGCCCTGCAGCAGGCCATGCTGGGCATCGCCCGCCGCGCCGGCCCCCGTAAGGCAGGAGTCCAGAAATCATGA
- a CDS encoding aldose epimerase family protein, producing MHVSSIPRVACSTFGLLPDGTEVERVTLHAADGLEARIMTYGASLQAMLVPDVAGRRDDIVLGHDAFEGYLARRQFFGATVGRYANRIAGARFRLDGTDVQLVANNGANALHGGPEGFDRRNWRIVAIEDGAHPAVTLAYTSADGEEGYPGTLEVEVTWRLAGPMELVLDMTARTDRPTVVNLTNHSFFNLAGARSGRSILDHHLTVAADHFIAIDAGAIPLPQPPSAVTDTPFDFRAGVEIGARIRNDHPQLRAGRGYDHNFCLDPASGAPRFAARLAEPASGRVLELFTNQPGLQVYSGNFLDGSTAGKGGRLYRQSDAMCLEPHAWPNTPNRPDFPTARLSPGEVYRHTTLYRFTHAIQGAIGTQFEVELPGGSGQ from the coding sequence ATGCACGTGTCTTCCATTCCTCGTGTCGCGTGTTCCACCTTCGGGCTGCTGCCCGACGGCACCGAAGTCGAACGCGTTACGCTGCACGCCGCCGATGGACTGGAAGCGCGCATCATGACCTATGGCGCGTCGCTGCAGGCAATGCTGGTGCCCGATGTTGCCGGACGTCGCGACGACATCGTGCTCGGCCATGACGCGTTCGAGGGATATCTCGCCCGCCGCCAGTTTTTCGGCGCAACCGTCGGGCGTTACGCCAACCGCATCGCCGGCGCGCGCTTCAGGCTCGACGGCACTGACGTGCAACTCGTGGCAAATAACGGCGCCAATGCGTTGCATGGCGGGCCGGAGGGCTTCGATCGCCGCAACTGGCGCATTGTCGCGATCGAGGATGGCGCTCATCCGGCCGTGACGCTTGCGTACACCAGCGCCGATGGCGAGGAAGGTTATCCCGGCACGCTGGAGGTGGAGGTGACCTGGCGGCTTGCCGGGCCGATGGAACTAGTGCTCGACATGACGGCGCGGACCGATCGCCCCACCGTGGTCAATCTGACCAATCACAGCTTTTTCAATCTGGCCGGTGCGCGGTCGGGCCGGAGTATTCTCGATCATCACCTTACCGTGGCCGCCGATCATTTTATCGCCATCGATGCCGGCGCGATCCCGCTGCCGCAGCCGCCCAGTGCGGTAACGGATACGCCGTTCGACTTCCGGGCAGGCGTCGAGATCGGCGCGCGGATACGTAACGACCATCCGCAACTGCGCGCGGGCCGCGGCTATGATCACAATTTCTGTCTCGACCCGGCCAGCGGCGCGCCTCGTTTCGCCGCGCGGCTCGCTGAGCCTGCATCCGGCCGCGTGCTCGAGCTGTTCACCAATCAGCCTGGCCTGCAGGTCTATTCCGGAAACTTTCTCGACGGCTCTACCGCCGGAAAGGGCGGTCGCCTCTATCGGCAGTCCGATGCCATGTGCCTCGAGCCGCACGCTTGGCCCAATACACCCAATCGGCCCGACTTTCCGACCGCGCGGCTTTCGCCGGGCGAAGTCTATCGCCACACCACGCTGTACCGCTTCACGCATGCGATCCAGGGCGCAATCGGGACACAATTCGAGGTAGAGTTGCCTGGAGGGAGCGGGCAATGA